In the genome of Synechococcus sp. CB0101, the window GCGCCGTGGGCTTCATCGTGCGCAGCAGCTCCGCATTCACCAGGTTTTCGGTGTCGGGGGTGCGAGGAAGGTGCAGGCTCACGTAATCGGCCTCGGCGAACAGCTCCGCCAACGGCAGCAGCTTCACCTGCATCTGCTGGGCGCGCTCGGGCGACACGAACGGGTCATAGGCCAGCAACTCCATGCCCATGGCCTTGGCCACCCGAGCTACATGGGAGCCGATCTTTCCCAGACCCACCACACCGAGCTTCTTCTTGTAAAGCTCGTTGCCCACATATTTTTTGCGGTCCCAGCCGCCGGCCATGGTGCTCACGTGCGCATGGGGCACATGGCGCGACAGCGACAGCATCAGCGCCAGCGCATGCTCTGCGGCGGCGATGGTGTTGCCTTCGGGTGAATTCACCACGATCACGCCACGCTTGGTGGCGGCGGGTACATCCACGTTGTCCACGCCCACACCAGCGCGGCCAATGATCCGCAGCTTGCCGGCGGCTTCGATGATGTCGGCCGTCACGGTGGTGCCGGAGCGAATCATCAGCGCGTCGTAGTCGCCGATGATCTCCTTGAGCTGCTCGGGCGGTAAGCCCGTGCGCACATCCACCTGAGCCACCTGCGACAGGATGTCGATCCCTGTCTGATCAATGGGATCGGAAACCAGAACCTTCGTCATGACCCGGCGGGGTGGGGGCGGCCGGAGGTGAAGTGTAGAGAGGGGGGTCTCACCCCCATCTCGCAGGAGAGAATCAACCCTTCTCAGGGCCGGGTTCGTGGGCAGCAGCGTGGTGGTGGTGGTAGCGGAGCGCAAACGGCTGCGGCAGCTCAACACGGAATTGAGCCAGCTCACCCCGCCCCCGCAGCGGCTGGTGGCCATCGGCCAAGGGGAAACCGACATCGCCGAGATCGCTGATCTCAATCCCGCCCTCGCGCGCCGGCTGCGTCAGCGGCGCATGGCCACGTGGTTGATCCCCTTTGGATTCTTCGCGGGCCTCACCTTCACCTTCATCACCGACCTCGACACCTTCGCCTTCGCTGGCTCGATCGGCTCCCACCTAATCGGTGGCCTGCTGGGACTGGGATCGGGCTGGATGGGCAGCTTCGCCGCCGCCGCCAGCGTTAGCTCCGATGTGGACGACCGGGTGCGGGCCCTGCGCAACCGGCTTGAGGAGGGCAACTGGCTGCTGCTGGTGGAAATGCCGAGCGGTGTTGAGATCCCCTGGACCCGTCTGCAGGAAGGGCGGCCCAAAGCGGTGGTGCGCCTCAACGACAACTGAGGACCCGCGATGCTGCCGCGCGACACCTTGCTCAAGGGGAGCCGCCGCCCGCAGGAGCTGGCGGGCCTGATCGATCTGGCGGAGCAGGCGCTGCGCACCTGGGAGCCCTGCTGGAGCGACTTCGTGGATGCGGAACTCAAGGAAGAAGCGGAGGCCCGTCTCGGCGCCTTGAGCGAAGTGGACCTATGGGCCGATGGAGGCTGGCCCCAGGCGGAGCGCTGCCGGCTGCTGGTGCGCCGAGCGGATCAGGCCGATCTGGTGGATGCACCGGCCCCCCTGGCCGAAATCTGCGGACTGGTGGTGAGCGGCAACTTTCTGTTTGACCCCGCCGAGCCAGCCGATGTGCGCGAAGGGCTACGGCAAGCCGGGCTCCAAGACAGCGATCTGGGGGATGTGTGGATGCGAGGCGATCGGGGCGCCCAGGCCCTGATCCGCAAGGAAGCAGAAGTACTGGCCGACCAGCGTGAGGCGCAGGTGCGCAGCGTGCCGGTGCAGCTGCAGGTGGTGCCGTTGGAGCAGCTGCAGTGGCCGGCCAGCCGCGCACCCAAGCAGCTGAGCAGCGTGGAGGCCTCCCTGCGGCTCGATGCTGTGGCATCAGCCGGACTCGGTCTCTCCCGTAGCCGCATGGCCGACTTGATCCGCCAGGGATCGGTGCGGGTGAACTGGCAGGTGATCACCAGCCCCAGCAAGGAGCTGCGCTGCGGTGATCGGGTGCGACTCGATGGACGCGGCGAGCTCGAAATCCTGGAGATTCAGCCCACCAAGCGGGATCGCTGGCGCCTGGTGATGCAGCGGCGCTGAGGAACCCGGCTGCTAGGTTCCTGGGGCCGCAAGGCTCTGAGGGCGATTAGCTCAGAGGTAGAGCACTACCTTGACACGGTAGGAGTCACTGGTTCGATTCCAGTATCGCCCACTTGTTTTCTTGCCCACGCAGGTGATGTCGCTGCAGGTGGTGCTGGGGCTCGGGCGTTCAGGCGTGGGCGCGGCCCGGTTGCTTCATCAGCGAGGCGCATCGGTGCTGGTACTGGAAAGCGGCGACGGCCCGGCCCTCCAGGAACGCGCTGATGCCTTACGCCGCGAAGGCATTGCCGTTCATTTAGGCGTCCCCCTGGAGCCGGCCAGCTTCACGGCGCTCGAGGTTCAGCCAGCGCGGGTGATTGTGAGCCCAGGCATCCGCTGGGATCACCCCACTCTCAAAGCCCTGCGTCAGCAGGGCATTCGTACCGATGGCGAAATCACCACCGCCTGGGAAGCCAGTGCCGGAGTCCCCTGGATTGGCATCACCGGCACCAACGGCAAAACCACCGTCACCCATCTGATCGCCCACCTGCTGGAGCAAGCCGGGCTTGACGCCCCGATGTGCGGCAACGTGGGCTTCTCTGCAGCAGAGCTGGCCCTGGCGCGCAGCGGGGCCAATGCTCCTACGTGGCTGGTGGTGGAGCTGAGCAGCTACCAGATCGAATCGGCACCGGCCCTGGCCCCGCGCATCGGCGTGTGGACCACCCTCACCCCCGATCACCTGGAGCGCCACGGCACCCTCGACAACTACCGGGCCATCAAACGCAGCCTGCTGGAGCACTCAACGGTGCGCGTGCTCAACGCCGATGATCCCGACCTGCGCAGCCGCGCCGCCAGCTGGGATCAGGCCCGTTGGGTGACGGCCGAGAGCCGGGAGCAAGCCCGTGCCGCCGGCATCGAACCCCATCTTTGGATCGAGGCGAATCAGGTCTGCCAGGCGAGTGGACCACTGCTGCCAGCCGATGCCCTGGCGATGCCCGGTGCCCACAATCGCCAGAACATGCTGATGGCGGTGGCGGTTGGTCTGGAGGTGGGCCTGAGCGCCGAACAGATGGCTGCAGCCTTGCGCTGCTTTCCCGGCGTGCCCCATCGCCTCGAGCTGATCCGAGAGCGCGATGGCGTGCGCTGGTTCAACGACAGCAAGGCCACCAACTACGACGCCGCTGAGGTGGCGCTGCGCGCACTGCAAGGGCCCTTGGTGGTGCTGGCCGGCGGTGAAGCCAAACAAGGCGAAGCGGCTGGATGGCTTGCCGGGCTGGAGCGAGAGGCCCGGGCTGTGGTGCTGTTCGGCGCCGCGCGGGACACCTTTCAACAGCTGCTGGAGGCCAGCCATTACAGCGGGGCGGTGCATCGGGTGGCTGGACTGAGCGAGGCGGTTCCCCTCGCCCAGCGACTGGCGGCTGAGCAGAACTGCCGAGCGGTGCTGCTCTCACCGGCTTGCGCCAGCTTTGATCAGTACCGGGATTTCGAAGCCCGCGGCGACCATTTCCGCCAACTGGTGCAGAGCCTCTGACCCAGATCGGTCTCCGTGATGGAGCACCGCTAGCCTCGCCGCAACGCACCCAGCAGCAATGGCCTTCTGGCTGATGAAAAGCGAGCCCGATGTGTACGGGATTGAGCATCTAAAGCAGGAAGGCACAACGCTCTGGGATGGCATTCGCAACTATCAGGCGCGCAATTTCATGCGTGCGATGCAGATCGGCGACCGCGCTTTCTTCTATCACTCCAATGCCAAACCGCCCGGCATTGTTGGGCTGATGGAGGTGATTGAGACCGGATTGGTCGACCCCAGTCAGTTTGATCCCACCAACAAATACTTCGATCCCAAATCCAGCCCAGAGAAGCCCCGTTGGGATTGCGTGCGGCTGCGCTACGTGGGCAGCTTCGGCGAGCTGCTGAGCCTCGATGCCCTGCGTGAGCAGTTCAGCGTGGAGGAACTGCCGGTGGTGCGCAATGGCAATCGCCTCTCGATCCTGCCGGTGCCGGAGGCCAGCGCCGAACGCTTGTTTGAGCTGCTGGGGCCTCTGTGAAGCCGATCCGGCTGAACAGCTGGGTCGCCTTCCAGCAGAGCTGGAGAGGCATCGCTCACCAGCCCTTGCTACTGGCTTTCAGCCTGGTGGCTCTGGGCACACACCTGTCCGGCTGGGCCCTGTTTGCGGGCGGCGAGAGGGTCGATAGCGGCGTGTTGGCCGCGCTCCTGCGCCTCGGCGGCATTGCCCTTTATGGCGGCAGCCTGATCTGGATGATCGAGGGCTTCACCCTCGCAGGCCTGGCGATCGCGCGGGAGCAGACCATCCACTGGCAGGAGCTCAGCCCCAGCGAGTGCCGCCACAGCGGACGACTGAGCCTCTACCTGGCCTACCTGGCCGGCGCCCTGCTGGCGGTGGCGCTGATCACCGGCCTGATCTGGTCGCTGGTGCTGTTGCTGCTGCCCGGCCTGAGTGCGGCGCCGGCGCTGCTGGGCCTGATCGCCGCCTTGGCCGTGGTGATCAGCCAATTATTTGGGCCGTGCCTGGTGCTCGACACCCGCCTGAGGGGCACCGCGCTGTTTCGCCAGGGCGTGTGGCTGCTAGAGCATCACGGCCCGGGACTGTTACTCCTGTGCAGCGGCCTGGTGGGGCTGCTGTTGATTCCACTGCTGATCGGGCTAGTGGCGGAAGCGCTGGTCTCAGGGTTGGGGCTTCTGGCCACGCTGGTGGCGTTGGTGGGGGTGCTGCCCCTGCTCACCACAACGGTGACGGGGGCCTACGTGCAGCTGCGGCCGGAACTTCAAAACAACCCCGGCGAGGTTACGGCCAGCCTCAAGCAATCGGATCGCTGAAGCGGCGCTGCTGGGGGAAGAGGTTGGCGAGATAGCAGCGGGTGATCTCGCGGGTCTGAACGCCGTTCTGCACCAGGAAACCGGCCAGGGCCGCTTGGAACAGGCGGTACTGATCCCAGTTGGGATGGGCCTCAATGAAGCCCTGCATCGACTGCAGCAGGGGCTCAGGCACCTCAGCGCGCATGCTCACCGTGGCGGCACTGTCCATCCAGATCTCCCCGTAACGCCCACCAGTTCTCCACAGCGCCGGGCGCCGGTCAACAGGCTCCCAACCGGACGATTCCCAACCGCTCTCAGGGCAAGATCGGCGCTCGCAGCAGGCCTCTGGGGCCATGCGTGCAGGGGCAGCTCAGCCCGCTGCCTGGCCCAGCGGGCGCTGTCAACGGGAAAGCGCAGAACCGCACCGTTCTCCCCAGCCGCCAGTGCAGCCGGGTCACGCGCCGCAAGCGCCTGTGGAAAAACCGTGCAAAACCTTGGGGAGTGTGGGTGGAACGCTGGGAGAACGCCGCTGATCAGCAGTGCTGATCAGCGGCTGAATCTCGTGGCCAATCTCATCGCGACAGCTCAGGCAAGCTGATCCCCATGACCATTGCCCTGCTCGGAACAGGCCTGCTCGGCAGTGCCATCGCCACGCGGCTGCTCGGCTGCGGCCACACGCTCACGGTGTGGAACCGCAAACCCGAACGCTGCCAGCCCCTAGTGGACCTCGGGGCCCAACAGGCCAACAGTCCGGCGCTGGCCGCTGCCCAGGCCGACTGGCTGATCACCGTGCTCAGCGACGGACCCACCACCCAGAGCGTGTTGATCGATCAGGTGGGAGATGCGCTGCGAGGCCGCCGTGTGCTGCAGATCGGCACCATCGGGCCGGCTGAAAGCCAGCAACTAGCTGATGCGGTGCATGCACTCGGCGGCTCCTATCTGGAGGCACCAGTGCTGGGAAGCCGACCTGAAGCCCTGGAGGGCAACCTGCAGCTCATGGCCGGTGGCCCGGATGAGCTCATGGAGGAAGCTCTGCCGCTGCTCCGCCAGCTCAGCCAGAAGCCCGTGCATCTCGGCCCGGTGGGCGCGGCGATGACCACCAAGCTGGCCCTCAACCAGCTGATCGCCAGCCTCACCCACGCCTTCAGCCTTTCGCTGCACCTGGTGCAGCAAGGCGGCGTGGCGGTGGAGCCCTTCATGGACCTGCTGCGCAGCAGTGCCCTCTACGCCCCCACCTTCGACAAAAAGCTGCAGCGCGAACTCAGCGGCGACTACAGCAACCCCAATTTCCCCACGGCCCACCTGCGCAAAGACCTCGATCTGTTCATGGCCGCCGCGCAGCAAGCCGGGCTCAACAGCGAAGGGCTAAGCGGGCTTGCGGCTCTGCTGCAGCGATCCAGCGCCGCCGGCCTCGACGAGCTCGACTACTGCGCACTGCACCAGCTCACGGCTGGCCAAACAGCTGCTGCAACGCCTGACTGAACGGCCGGGCCGCAGCGACCGACCAACTCCCCTCCACTGCCCGCTGCCCTGCCTCGGGCGTGAGCACCACCCGCAGCAACCAACTGCTGCGATCGCCCTCAATGGCCAACCACCACGGATCGCGCTCGAGTTCCAGCTCGATCGATTCCTCCTCCATCAGCTGATCCACCAGCCCCTGATGCTGGGCCACAAGATCCGACACCGCATCCCGCAGGGCCGATGCCTCGAGCTCGGTGAGTTCTGCGGCCCAGCCTTCACCAGCCATCAACACAGAAAAGGGCTGACGGCTGCCATCCCAGGCCAACCGCCAACCCTCTCCTTCGCGCTGGATCACCGCTGCGAGCCTCAGCCAGGCAGCAGGTCGGGCTGGTCCTGTTCGTCGCTGAGCTCGATGATGGCGCGCTGCACAGGCTTCACCATCGAATCTTCCAGCAGGCCGTCGAAGTCATCGAAGCGGCGCTGCTTGGCGCGGAAAGCGATGCGAACGGTGGTGAGGTAGCGGTTGCTGGAGAAGCGAACCAGGCTCTCGGCGCGCTGCGCGAGCTCTTTGGGGCTGACGTTGACGCCGAGATACATGAACTAATCACCAATCGATTCATCGTAGGTCAGCAAGCTGCTGGGCAAGGGCACCCGCACCGGAAACACCAGCGGCTCGCTGCCTGGGGCCAGCAGCCGAATCTCCCGAACCAGGGCCAGGGCTTCCAGGGGCGGCCGCAGCAGATCGATCACGCGGCACACCACCGCCCGATGGGCGCCGTCCCGGCATTCGATGCGCAACCCATTCCAGCCGCGCGTGACCCGGCAGGCCCAGAGCGGGTCGAGACGGCGCAACAACTCCGGATCCTCCCGGTAAAACGACAACACGGCCTGCAACACCCGCTCCATCGCCAGCACCGCCTCTCAGAGACCCACTGGTCTCACCATGCAGGCGATGGTTGCGCCACGCTCAGGGGCGTTGTCTTCCCTTCAGCTTTCAACCGTGGCCGGCACCCTCGCCATCGACCTGGGCAGCACCACCACCGTGGTGGCCTTCCAAGGCAGTGGAGAGGCGCCTCCCGAGCTGCTGGAGCTCACACCGATCAGCACCCGCGATCCGGCCGTTGTGCCCAGCTTGATCTGGCTCAAGGAGGCGTCATCCAGCCAGGCGTTGATCGGCCGCCAGGTGATCGAAGCCGGCCTGCTCGAGCAGGGGGGCACCGAGCTGCATCGCGACTTCAAACGCCGCATCGGCGGCGGCAACCCAGAGCCTCGCAGCGGCTGGCTCAGCCCGGAGCAGAGCGGCCAACTGCTGCTCGAGCAGATCTGGCAGCGGCTACCGCAGACCGTGCAGCCCGAACGCCTCGTGCTCACGGCACCGATCGACAGCTACCGGGGTTATCGCCAATGGCTGCTTGAAGCCACCAGCCAGCTGGCGGTGCCGGAAATCGCCCTGGTGGATGAACCCACAGCGGCGGCAATCGGTGCGGGGCTGCCGCCAGGCAGTCGGGTGTTGGTGGTGGATATGGGCGGCGGCACCACCGATCTCTCGCTGGTGGCGCTGGAGGGAGGCGAGGGCAAAGCGGCCCCGATCGCCCAGCTGCTGCGCTTCGGCGGCCGCGACCTCACCGCCAGCCGCCAGAGCCTGCGCACCGCTCGCGTGCTCGGCAAAGCCGGCCTGGCCCTGGGGGGGCGTGATCTCGATCGTTGGATTGCCGCCGACCAGGTCAAGCGGCGCCCCGAGCTGGCCTCACTGGATCCCTCCAGCCCCTCGCTGCTAGAGGGGTGCGAGCGTTTGAAGTGCCAGCTCACTGATGCCGAGGAGGCCCTGACCCTCTGGAGCCCTGGCCCGGGCGCGGCACCGATCGAACTGCGCCTGAGCCGCCGCGAGCTCGATCTGCTGCTGCGGCAGCGGCAGCTACTCACCCTGCTCGATGAGCTGCTGGAGCAGGTGCTGGCTGCGGCGCGGGGCTGCGGGGTGCAAGCTGACGACATTGATGCCGTGCTGCCGGTGGGAGGCAGCAGCAGCCTGCCGCTGATCCGCAGCTGGCTGCAGGAGCGGCTGCCCCAGGTGCCGCTGCGGGGGGAGCGCCCGGTGGAGGCCGTCGCCCTCGGAGCGCTACGGCTCACGCCGGGGGTCGTCGTAAGAGACGTGCTGGACCGCGGGGTGTCGCTGCGCTGCTGGGACCAGCGCAGCAGCGAGCACCGCTGGCACCCGCTCTTTCTGCCGGGGCAGCCCTGGCCGAGCGAACAACCGCTAACGCTGCGTCTGGCCTGCAGCCGCAGCGGCCAGACCAATCTGGAACTGGTGCTCGGGGAACCCCTGGCCGAAGAACGCAGCGAAGTGGTGTTCGTGAACGGGCTGCCCGTGCTGCGGCGCCAGAGCGCCGGTGCGGCGGCAGTGCAGGACTGGAGCCAACAGCCCGCGGCGATTCCGCTCACACCAGCCGGAGAGCCCGGCAGCGACCGGCTGGAGCTGCGGTTTGCCATCAACGCCCGCGGGGAATTGGTGGTGGATGGTCGGGATCTAGCCACCGATCAGCCCCTGCCGCAGCGCTGCTTGGGCCGCGTGCGCTGAGGTGACGGCTGCAGGGCTGCACCCGAATGGGTGATCCAGGGGGCATCGATCCATAGAACGGATGGATTGATCGGGCACCCCCTTGGCCATCCGCCGCCACCGGCTCCCGCGCTTCTGGCTGGTGCTCACCCTGGGATTGGTGGCGGCCGGCGTGGGCACGGCCTACTGGTGGGAAAAGCAACTGCCGGGGCGCCTGGAGCGGGCTGCGGAGCAAGGCCGGCTCGACGATTGCTTGCGCTATGGCGAGCAGCTGGCGGCCCTGCGCTGGCTGGGAGGCAAGGCGCCCCTGGAGCAGGGCCGCTGCCGCCGCCTGAAGGCCGAGGAGCTATGGCGCCAAGGGGCCTGGGCTGAGGCCTTGAAGCTGCAGCTGCAACTGGTGAATTCCGGCACCAGCACCCCCGCTGATCAGCAGCAGCTGCTCCGGTGGCAGCAACAGCTTGAAAGCAGGGCTTTGAACCTCTACCGCGAAGGCCGCCTGGAGGAAGCCCTCAAGCTGCTCAACACCCTCAACGCCGCCCACAACGCCAGTGGCACCGCCCTCGGCGATCAGCTCAGCGAAGAGTGGAACCGGCAGAAATTCCTCAAGCAGCGGGCGGAGCAGCTGATTCCGCAGCAGCGCTGGTGGGAAGCCCTCGATGCCCTCAACCGGATCGAACATCCCTGGTGGAAGCAACAATCACTGGCCCTACGCGGCCAAGTGGAGAAAGGAATCGAAGGCCTGCGCAACGGCCACGAGGAGGAGCACGACGCCCACGGCGGCCAGCTCGACTCCAACGTGCCTGCCGAACGGCTCAACGACCTGATCACCCAAAAGCTGGCTCAGGGCATGGATGACTGGCAGGCCTTCAGCGCAGCCTGCCGCGAGCTCGGCGGCCGGGTGGTGGAAGCCGGCCCCGAAACCGCCTGTCGCCGCTGATCACGCGTGACAGGATGGATCCCCCCATCCCCACCACCCGATGCAGGCAGGAGATCAGGTCAAGGTCAGCCAGAGCGTGGTGGTCTTCCACCATCCCGAGCATCGCGGCCAGGCCTTCGATCTCAAGGGCCAACAAGGAGAGGTGTTCCAGGTGCTCACCGATTACAAGGGCCGCACCATCAGCCCCACCATGCCGGTGATCGTGGCCTTCGGGCGCTTCCGCGCTCATTTCCGCAGCGATGAGCTGGAGCCAGTGGCCTGAGGCCCTGCTTAGCCAGCCTCTTTGATCAGAAACACCCCTTCCTCCTGATCGATCGATTGGAGGCAGAGCGCAATCAACTCCTGCCTGCTGGTGGGAACCACCCGGCCGCAGAAATCCGGTTGGATCGGCAGCTCCCGATGGCCGCGGTCCACCATCACCAACAACCGCACCCGCCGGGGCCGACCCCACGCCTGCAGAGCCTCAAGGGCGGCGCGCACGGTGCGCCCGGTGAAGATCACATCGTCGACCAACACCAGATCGCGCCCCTCCAGATCGGCGGGCAACTGGGTTGGGGTAGCCAGACGGGTGCCGATGCGATCGAGATCATCCCGGTGAAACGTGGGATCGAGGCTGCCGCAGGCGATTGGATGCCCGCAAAGCGCCTCCAAACGTTGGGCCAGCACCTCGGCCAGGGCCACACCGCGGGTGGGAATCCCCAGCAGCACCAACTGATGGCTGTCAGCAGCGCTCTCCAGCACCTGAGAAGCAAGGCGATTGAGGGTCCGCCCCAGCTCGTCGGCCGAGAGGATCTCCATGCGATCGGCTGACATGCGTGCGCTGCAGGGCGCCGATGGTACCGGGATCAGCAGGTGTGGCCAAAAGCTGACGCAGCCGGGATCACAGTGGGACCCGATCAAGGCGCGGGGTAGGTTGGCATGAGAAGGCGTTGCGGCGAGGCAGGATCGAACGGGTGACAGCTTCTGCGTCGACCGAGCCAGGGCAGGAACAGGAACCACCGGCGAACGGTTACGGATCCGGGCCCGGAGCCGAATCCAAACGCGGAGGGGTCTCCCCTGTGGTGTTGTGCATCCTCGATGGCTGGGGCTACCGCCACGACGACGCCCATAACGCCATCCGTGCCGCAGAAACACCGGTGATGGATGCCCTCTGGCATGCCTATCCCCACACCCTGATCGAGGCCAGCGGCGCTGATGTGGGCCTGCCTGACGATCAGATGGGCAACTCCGAAGTGGGGCACCTCACCATCGGCGCCGGCCGTGTGATCCGCCAGGAGCTGGTGCGGATCAGCCAAGCCGTGCGCGACGGCAGCATCAACGACAACCCTGAACTCAATGCCCTGGCCGACCGGCTGGTGGCCAACGGCAACACGCTTCACTTGATCGGGCTCTGCTCCGATGGCGGCGTTCACAGCCACATCGACCATCTCGGCGGTTTGTTGCTGTGGGCTGCGGGCCGCGGGCTCCAAAAGGTGTGCGTGCACGTGATCACCGACGGCCGCGATACACCCACACAAAGTGCACCCGGCTACCTGCGCACGATCGAGGCACAGATCGAGAAGGCAGGCGTGGGCAGCATCAGCACGATCTGTGGTCGCTACTGGGCCATGGACCGCGACAACCGTTGGGATCGCACCGAAAAGGCCTACCGCCTGCTCTGCAACGACAGCCCGGCCGATGCTGCCTCCGCCCAGGAAGCCCTCGAGAGCGCCTACGCCAGCGGCACCACCGACGAATTCATCGAACCCACCCGACTCGGCCCTGGCTGCATCGCCCCGGGCGATGGTGTGGTGTGTTTCAACTTCCGCCCGGATCGGGTGCGACAGATCATCCGCGCCCTGGTGCTGCCGGAGTTCAACGACTTTGAGCGCGAGCAAATCAACGATCTCGAAGTCGTCACGTTCACCCAATACGAAGCGGGCTTGCCTGTGGCGGTGGCCTTCCCGCCGGAATCTCTCGATGGCCTATTGGGCCAAGTGGTTTCAGAGTCCGGCCTCCGCCAGTTCCGCACGGCCGAAACCGAGAAATATCCCCACGTCACCTATTTCATGAACGGTGGCATCGAGCAGCCCTACCCCGGTGAAGACCGCCATCTCGTGCCCTCTCCCCGGGTCGCCACCTACGACCAGGCCCCGGCCATGTC includes:
- a CDS encoding photosystem II S4 domain protein, coding for MLPRDTLLKGSRRPQELAGLIDLAEQALRTWEPCWSDFVDAELKEEAEARLGALSEVDLWADGGWPQAERCRLLVRRADQADLVDAPAPLAEICGLVVSGNFLFDPAEPADVREGLRQAGLQDSDLGDVWMRGDRGAQALIRKEAEVLADQREAQVRSVPVQLQVVPLEQLQWPASRAPKQLSSVEASLRLDAVASAGLGLSRSRMADLIRQGSVRVNWQVITSPSKELRCGDRVRLDGRGELEILEIQPTKRDRWRLVMQRR
- the murD gene encoding UDP-N-acetylmuramoyl-L-alanine--D-glutamate ligase, producing the protein MSLQVVLGLGRSGVGAARLLHQRGASVLVLESGDGPALQERADALRREGIAVHLGVPLEPASFTALEVQPARVIVSPGIRWDHPTLKALRQQGIRTDGEITTAWEASAGVPWIGITGTNGKTTVTHLIAHLLEQAGLDAPMCGNVGFSAAELALARSGANAPTWLVVELSSYQIESAPALAPRIGVWTTLTPDHLERHGTLDNYRAIKRSLLEHSTVRVLNADDPDLRSRAASWDQARWVTAESREQARAAGIEPHLWIEANQVCQASGPLLPADALAMPGAHNRQNMLMAVAVGLEVGLSAEQMAAALRCFPGVPHRLELIRERDGVRWFNDSKATNYDAAEVALRALQGPLVVLAGGEAKQGEAAGWLAGLEREARAVVLFGAARDTFQQLLEASHYSGAVHRVAGLSEAVPLAQRLAAEQNCRAVLLSPACASFDQYRDFEARGDHFRQLVQSL
- a CDS encoding EVE domain-containing protein, which gives rise to MAFWLMKSEPDVYGIEHLKQEGTTLWDGIRNYQARNFMRAMQIGDRAFFYHSNAKPPGIVGLMEVIETGLVDPSQFDPTNKYFDPKSSPEKPRWDCVRLRYVGSFGELLSLDALREQFSVEELPVVRNGNRLSILPVPEASAERLFELLGPL
- a CDS encoding DUF2811 domain-containing protein, coding for MDSAATVSMRAEVPEPLLQSMQGFIEAHPNWDQYRLFQAALAGFLVQNGVQTREITRCYLANLFPQQRRFSDPIA
- a CDS encoding NAD(P)-dependent oxidoreductase, whose product is MTIALLGTGLLGSAIATRLLGCGHTLTVWNRKPERCQPLVDLGAQQANSPALAAAQADWLITVLSDGPTTQSVLIDQVGDALRGRRVLQIGTIGPAESQQLADAVHALGGSYLEAPVLGSRPEALEGNLQLMAGGPDELMEEALPLLRQLSQKPVHLGPVGAAMTTKLALNQLIASLTHAFSLSLHLVQQGGVAVEPFMDLLRSSALYAPTFDKKLQRELSGDYSNPNFPTAHLRKDLDLFMAAAQQAGLNSEGLSGLAALLQRSSAAGLDELDYCALHQLTAGQTAAATPD
- a CDS encoding DUF1818 family protein codes for the protein MIQREGEGWRLAWDGSRQPFSVLMAGEGWAAELTELEASALRDAVSDLVAQHQGLVDQLMEEESIELELERDPWWLAIEGDRSSWLLRVVLTPEAGQRAVEGSWSVAAARPFSQALQQLFGQP
- a CDS encoding DNA-directed RNA polymerase subunit omega, which codes for MYLGVNVSPKELAQRAESLVRFSSNRYLTTVRIAFRAKQRRFDDFDGLLEDSMVKPVQRAIIELSDEQDQPDLLPG
- a CDS encoding Hsp70 family protein, producing MAGTLAIDLGSTTTVVAFQGSGEAPPELLELTPISTRDPAVVPSLIWLKEASSSQALIGRQVIEAGLLEQGGTELHRDFKRRIGGGNPEPRSGWLSPEQSGQLLLEQIWQRLPQTVQPERLVLTAPIDSYRGYRQWLLEATSQLAVPEIALVDEPTAAAIGAGLPPGSRVLVVDMGGGTTDLSLVALEGGEGKAAPIAQLLRFGGRDLTASRQSLRTARVLGKAGLALGGRDLDRWIAADQVKRRPELASLDPSSPSLLEGCERLKCQLTDAEEALTLWSPGPGAAPIELRLSRRELDLLLRQRQLLTLLDELLEQVLAAARGCGVQADDIDAVLPVGGSSSLPLIRSWLQERLPQVPLRGERPVEAVALGALRLTPGVVVRDVLDRGVSLRCWDQRSSEHRWHPLFLPGQPWPSEQPLTLRLACSRSGQTNLELVLGEPLAEERSEVVFVNGLPVLRRQSAGAAAVQDWSQQPAAIPLTPAGEPGSDRLELRFAINARGELVVDGRDLATDQPLPQRCLGRVR
- a CDS encoding ferredoxin-thioredoxin reductase variable chain gives rise to the protein MQAGDQVKVSQSVVVFHHPEHRGQAFDLKGQQGEVFQVLTDYKGRTISPTMPVIVAFGRFRAHFRSDELEPVA
- the pyrR gene encoding bifunctional pyr operon transcriptional regulator/uracil phosphoribosyltransferase PyrR, producing MSADRMEILSADELGRTLNRLASQVLESAADSHQLVLLGIPTRGVALAEVLAQRLEALCGHPIACGSLDPTFHRDDLDRIGTRLATPTQLPADLEGRDLVLVDDVIFTGRTVRAALEALQAWGRPRRVRLLVMVDRGHRELPIQPDFCGRVVPTSRQELIALCLQSIDQEEGVFLIKEAG
- the gpmI gene encoding 2,3-bisphosphoglycerate-independent phosphoglycerate mutase produces the protein MVLCILDGWGYRHDDAHNAIRAAETPVMDALWHAYPHTLIEASGADVGLPDDQMGNSEVGHLTIGAGRVIRQELVRISQAVRDGSINDNPELNALADRLVANGNTLHLIGLCSDGGVHSHIDHLGGLLLWAAGRGLQKVCVHVITDGRDTPTQSAPGYLRTIEAQIEKAGVGSISTICGRYWAMDRDNRWDRTEKAYRLLCNDSPADAASAQEALESAYASGTTDEFIEPTRLGPGCIAPGDGVVCFNFRPDRVRQIIRALVLPEFNDFEREQINDLEVVTFTQYEAGLPVAVAFPPESLDGLLGQVVSESGLRQFRTAETEKYPHVTYFMNGGIEQPYPGEDRHLVPSPRVATYDQAPAMSAEQLTDHCIAAINKGIYALVVINYANPDMVGHTGEMNATIDAIRTVDQSVGRLLEATNRMGGTLLVTADHGNAELMEGPDGRPWTAHTTNPVPVILVEGEQRKLPGHGNAVELRSGGGLADIAPTLLEILGLPQPSRMTGSSLVVPVGSTAVPSRIPQTLGV